A window of the Gammaproteobacteria bacterium genome harbors these coding sequences:
- a CDS encoding HAD-IA family hydrolase — MTTPVVFDCDGVLVDSEALAWDAWRAVLTRYGTAPSDADIDVLTGRTEADAYDHFARRVALPRPRPFSEELAIAISRRFAASLEAFEDVEDTLEALVDRDVPLAVASSSSRWRLALSLSSTGLDRYFQVVVAGDEVDAGKPEPDVFLEAARRLGFSPEDCVAVEDSAAGVTAAKRAGMFVVAVQRGGSADLAAADRVVPRLTPASVVLE, encoded by the coding sequence ATGACCACCCCCGTAGTGTTCGACTGCGACGGTGTTCTCGTCGACTCGGAAGCACTTGCGTGGGATGCGTGGCGTGCAGTGCTCACACGATACGGGACGGCCCCCAGCGACGCCGACATCGACGTGTTGACCGGTCGTACCGAAGCCGACGCCTACGACCACTTTGCCCGGCGGGTTGCGCTGCCGCGGCCTCGCCCCTTCTCCGAGGAGTTGGCCATAGCGATCTCGAGACGGTTCGCAGCGTCACTCGAGGCCTTCGAGGATGTCGAAGACACGCTGGAAGCCCTCGTCGACCGCGACGTTCCGCTCGCCGTGGCATCATCGAGTTCTCGGTGGCGTCTGGCCCTGTCGTTGTCTTCCACCGGACTGGATCGCTACTTCCAAGTCGTGGTTGCAGGGGACGAGGTCGATGCCGGTAAGCCGGAGCCGGATGTCTTTCTCGAGGCCGCTCGCCGGCTCGGCTTCTCACCCGAGGACTGTGTTGCCGTGGAGGACAGTGCTGCGGGCGTGACGGCGGCGAAGCGGGCAGGAATGTTCGTCGTGGCCGTCCAGCGCGGCGGGTCCGCAGATCTCGCCGCGGCGGATCGGGTCGTGCCGCGCCTCACCCCCGCGTCCGTTGTCCTCGAGTAG
- a CDS encoding ABC transporter permease subunit, with translation MSFLADVIRQAAELIGRFGAELQAVVWLTLIVSGAATVLGVLAGIPLGAALGLGRFRGRRLLLAAVNTGMGMPPVLAGLLLLLLLWREGPLGSWGLIFTPAAMVIAQTMLAIPIAAGVTFGAIRGLTLDAHEQLAALRLSKVRRAKVVLREAWPGVAAAVAAAFGRVVSEVGAVLIIGGNIRGETRVLTTAIVQEARQARFGEALALGIVLMAIALVVNVSLTWLQERDA, from the coding sequence ATGAGCTTTCTCGCGGACGTGATCCGCCAGGCGGCAGAACTCATCGGCCGGTTTGGAGCCGAACTGCAGGCCGTCGTGTGGCTCACGTTGATCGTCAGCGGAGCAGCGACGGTGCTTGGCGTGCTCGCAGGCATCCCCTTGGGAGCCGCGCTTGGCCTCGGCCGATTCCGGGGGAGGAGGCTCCTCCTTGCAGCGGTGAACACGGGTATGGGAATGCCGCCCGTCCTCGCCGGCCTTCTGTTGTTGCTGCTGTTGTGGCGTGAAGGCCCACTCGGATCGTGGGGTCTCATCTTCACTCCGGCAGCGATGGTGATCGCCCAGACGATGCTGGCGATACCGATCGCCGCCGGTGTCACCTTCGGAGCCATCCGCGGTCTGACCCTCGACGCTCACGAACAGTTGGCGGCGTTGCGTCTGTCGAAGGTGCGCCGCGCAAAGGTGGTCCTTCGAGAGGCATGGCCCGGTGTCGCGGCAGCCGTCGCGGCTGCCTTCGGACGTGTGGTCTCCGAAGTGGGTGCGGTCCTGATCATCGGTGGCAACATCCGGGGAGAGACACGAGTGCTCACGACTGCGATCGTTCAAGAAGCCCGCCAGGCCCGGTTCGGGGAGGCGCTCGCTCTCGGCATCGTTCTGATGGCCATTGCGCTGGTCGTCAACGTCTCTCTGACGTGGCTGCAGGAGCGGGACGCGTGA
- the gatA gene encoding Asp-tRNA(Asn)/Glu-tRNA(Gln) amidotransferase subunit GatA, with protein sequence MTDLTDLTIRQAADLLRSGETSAVELLEAVREQAARTEAELHAYLTLDHEGARAAALAADQSFGKGEDLGPLQGIPVAVKDNMVTRGLETTAGSQVLSGYIPPYDATVVGRLRAGGAVVVGKTNLDEFAMGSSTENSAYGPSRNPWDTDRVPGGSSGGSAVTVAAGSALAALGSDTGGSIRQPASLCGVVGMKPTYGLVSRYGLIAFASSLDQIGPITRTVEDSVSVLETIIGHDPMDATSYRGEVPEFRSGLDEGASGVRIGVVRELSGEGIEPDVLDAFTRLVDRLSDAGADIVEVSLPSTEYALSTYYLIAPAECSANLARFDGVRYGNRVDGGTVEEMMARTRRAGFGPEVTRRVLLGTYALSAGYYDAFYGQAQRVRTLVIQDFTEAYANIDALISPTSPTTAFALGARTQDPLSMYMSDICTIPSNLAGDPSISVPVGVDTKGLPIGFQVMVPALGERMLFRVAAEVERLAEFQPLPSRKVAS encoded by the coding sequence ATGACCGATCTGACGGATCTCACCATCCGGCAGGCAGCCGACCTGCTGCGCTCCGGAGAAACCTCGGCAGTCGAACTACTCGAAGCCGTGAGGGAGCAGGCTGCACGGACAGAGGCCGAGTTGCACGCGTACCTGACGCTGGACCACGAGGGTGCCCGCGCCGCTGCGTTGGCGGCCGACCAGTCCTTCGGCAAGGGCGAGGACCTCGGCCCGCTCCAAGGCATCCCCGTCGCCGTCAAGGACAACATGGTGACCAGAGGCCTCGAAACGACCGCCGGCTCGCAGGTCCTCTCCGGCTACATCCCGCCGTACGATGCGACCGTTGTCGGACGACTCCGTGCCGGCGGAGCCGTTGTCGTCGGCAAAACGAATCTCGACGAATTCGCCATGGGGTCCTCGACGGAGAACTCTGCGTACGGGCCCAGTCGGAACCCGTGGGATACCGACCGGGTTCCCGGTGGCTCCTCAGGAGGGTCTGCGGTCACCGTCGCTGCAGGATCCGCCCTGGCCGCCCTCGGTTCCGACACCGGAGGTTCGATCCGCCAGCCTGCCTCGCTCTGTGGTGTCGTCGGCATGAAGCCAACCTATGGGCTCGTATCTCGCTACGGGCTGATCGCCTTCGCGTCTTCACTGGACCAGATCGGTCCGATCACCCGCACGGTGGAAGACTCCGTCTCCGTCCTCGAGACGATCATCGGGCACGATCCCATGGACGCGACGTCGTATCGGGGAGAGGTTCCCGAGTTTCGCTCCGGTCTCGACGAAGGCGCCTCCGGCGTTCGGATCGGGGTGGTCCGGGAACTCTCCGGTGAGGGAATCGAACCGGACGTCCTCGACGCGTTCACCAGACTGGTCGACAGGCTCTCGGATGCCGGCGCGGACATCGTCGAGGTCTCGCTGCCGTCGACCGAGTACGCCCTGTCGACGTACTACCTGATCGCGCCGGCCGAGTGCTCGGCGAACCTGGCACGATTCGACGGGGTTCGCTACGGCAACCGGGTCGACGGGGGGACTGTCGAAGAGATGATGGCCCGTACCAGACGCGCCGGGTTCGGTCCGGAAGTGACCCGTCGCGTGCTGCTGGGCACGTACGCGCTCTCTGCCGGCTACTACGACGCGTTCTACGGACAGGCACAGCGTGTCCGCACGCTCGTGATTCAGGATTTCACGGAGGCGTACGCGAACATCGACGCTCTCATCTCGCCGACGAGCCCGACCACGGCATTCGCGTTGGGTGCTCGGACGCAAGATCCCCTGTCGATGTACATGAGCGACATCTGCACGATCCCTTCGAACCTGGCCGGAGATCCGTCGATCAGCGTCCCCGTGGGTGTGGATACGAAGGGCCTCCCCATCGGCTTCCAGGTGATGGTGCCGGCACTCGGGGAACGCATGCTGTTCAGGGTTGCGGCCGAGGTCGAGCGTCTGGCGGAGTTTCAGCCGTTGCCGTCTCGAAAGGTGGCGTCGTGA
- a CDS encoding extracellular solute-binding protein gives MKEALAAAVIAALLVGCARGDRVIVAAGTTLVDSGFLDAVIEMYESEHPGVEVSIVGDATSRALELGRRGSADLLITHAPDQERRFVDEGLAFRYAPFVDSRFVIVAPPGSGLAGSPEEILRVIAQRSFPFVTRADGSGTNAKEIELWQDAGINPADRPWYLETGQGMGFTLQVADQKNAATLAELGAYLAAASTLSLVPVSSDDPRLVNPYHLIVVAHASNRGAAADLAEWLLSPDGRAAEKRVNQELFGTIVYEPTDQ, from the coding sequence ATGAAGGAGGCGCTCGCCGCCGCCGTGATTGCAGCTCTGCTGGTCGGGTGTGCCCGAGGGGACCGGGTGATCGTCGCCGCCGGTACCACCCTGGTCGACTCCGGCTTCCTCGATGCGGTGATCGAGATGTACGAGTCCGAGCACCCCGGAGTCGAGGTGAGCATCGTGGGCGATGCAACGAGTCGGGCACTCGAGCTGGGGCGGCGTGGATCCGCAGACCTGCTGATCACCCATGCTCCCGATCAGGAGCGGCGCTTCGTCGATGAAGGGCTGGCGTTTCGGTACGCGCCGTTCGTCGACTCCAGATTCGTGATCGTGGCCCCTCCGGGTTCCGGGTTGGCCGGGTCACCCGAGGAGATCCTGCGCGTGATCGCGCAGCGGTCCTTCCCGTTCGTTACCCGCGCCGACGGCTCCGGCACCAACGCAAAGGAGATCGAGCTGTGGCAAGACGCCGGGATCAATCCCGCGGACCGGCCCTGGTACCTCGAAACCGGTCAGGGTATGGGATTCACACTCCAGGTCGCAGACCAGAAGAATGCCGCAACGCTCGCGGAGCTCGGCGCGTATCTCGCCGCCGCGTCGACACTCTCGCTGGTGCCGGTGTCATCGGACGACCCGCGGCTCGTCAACCCGTACCACCTCATCGTTGTAGCGCACGCTTCGAATCGTGGAGCTGCCGCCGACCTCGCCGAGTGGCTGCTCTCGCCCGATGGTCGCGCAGCAGAGAAACGCGTCAACCAGGAGCTCTTCGGCACGATCGTGTACGAGCCCACCGACCAATAG
- a CDS encoding ATP-binding cassette domain-containing protein: MNVLTNLRYGSVVAVPELILDPDGRAVIFGPNGAGKTTLLRILAGRLPGPALDAAYLPQRPYLFRGSAGHNLGLGLSSEQTAHARQLVERFGLPWDVLRRGSGTLSGGERQRLVLARTIARPEPWVLLDEPLAAIDVRDRMDIARELVAALDRRGVVIVTHDRDVAAAMGDSVAVMIDGTIQQVGPVAEVFALPVTERVASVIGTANVLEGRTSGLIDPLVALDLGGVEVWGIGSLPSGSSARALFGAEAVTIYEGAATTGSAQNHWRGTVVDVRQVDRLLEIIVDVGVRVVAVITPGAQASLELRPGVEVTVAVKATAVRIVPT; encoded by the coding sequence GTGAACGTACTGACGAATTTGCGATACGGATCCGTTGTCGCCGTTCCCGAGTTGATACTCGATCCAGATGGCCGAGCGGTGATCTTCGGGCCGAACGGTGCGGGAAAGACGACTCTGCTGCGGATACTGGCCGGACGGCTGCCGGGTCCAGCTCTCGACGCCGCCTACCTTCCTCAGCGTCCCTATCTCTTTCGTGGAAGCGCAGGGCACAACCTGGGTCTCGGACTGTCGAGTGAGCAGACGGCCCATGCTCGGCAACTGGTCGAGCGGTTCGGGCTTCCATGGGATGTGCTCAGACGTGGGTCGGGTACGTTGAGTGGGGGAGAGCGTCAGCGCCTCGTCCTCGCCCGCACCATTGCCCGACCGGAGCCGTGGGTACTGCTCGATGAGCCGCTGGCGGCGATCGACGTACGAGATCGCATGGACATCGCCCGCGAACTCGTAGCGGCACTCGATCGTCGCGGAGTGGTCATCGTGACTCACGACCGTGATGTGGCGGCAGCAATGGGAGATTCGGTGGCGGTCATGATCGACGGCACGATCCAGCAGGTTGGCCCGGTCGCGGAGGTCTTCGCGCTGCCTGTCACCGAAAGGGTGGCATCGGTGATCGGTACGGCGAACGTTCTCGAAGGCCGCACCTCGGGCTTGATCGATCCACTCGTCGCCCTCGACCTTGGGGGGGTCGAGGTGTGGGGCATCGGTTCGCTGCCTTCAGGCTCGTCTGCAAGGGCACTGTTCGGAGCCGAAGCCGTGACGATCTATGAGGGTGCGGCGACGACAGGGTCGGCCCAGAACCACTGGCGCGGCACGGTCGTCGATGTTCGACAGGTGGATCGGCTGCTCGAGATCATCGTCGACGTCGGTGTGAGGGTCGTCGCTGTCATCACACCCGGCGCGCAAGCTTCGCTCGAACTTCGCCCCGGAGTCGAGGTCACCGTTGCCGTGAAGGCCACCGCCGTGCGGATCGTTCCTACATGA
- the gatB gene encoding Asp-tRNA(Asn)/Glu-tRNA(Gln) amidotransferase subunit GatB: MSYEAVIGIETHVELKTQSKMFCGCSAEFGAEPNTHTCPVCLGLPGALPVPNEQAIEWIIAIGLALDSTIAPWSVFHRKNYFYADMPKNYQISQFDIPICSDGHLDVIVEGEVARIGVTRVHMEEDTGKSTHVGGDGRIQSADYTLLDFNRAGVPLVEIVSEPDLRSPAQARVYVQELREIVATLDVSDARLEEGSMRFDANISLRPQGSEALGVKVEIKNMNSFRSLERALTFEIERQKRLLDAGMPVSQETRHWDEAAGVTHSMRSKEESSDYRYFMEPDLVPMVVSDEWRERIRNGLPELPARQRLRYIALGLDPGTAATVVAGGLGGLLEAAVDAGGSARTVANWLTGEVTAYLRREGKKPSDTSLTGEALAELSGLVDGNSLSSSAAKPVLEGVLNGEGSPREVAERRDLLQLSDVGVLEAVVDEVLAANPEEAERLRGGDMKVLGFLMGQVMRATRGKADPKLANEMLRSRA, from the coding sequence GTGAGCTACGAGGCGGTCATCGGAATCGAGACACACGTCGAGTTGAAGACGCAGTCAAAGATGTTCTGTGGATGTTCGGCCGAGTTCGGCGCCGAGCCGAACACGCACACCTGTCCGGTGTGTCTCGGTTTGCCAGGAGCACTGCCGGTGCCCAACGAGCAGGCCATCGAGTGGATCATCGCGATTGGTCTTGCGTTGGATTCGACGATTGCTCCATGGTCGGTCTTCCACCGAAAGAACTACTTCTACGCGGACATGCCGAAGAACTACCAGATCTCACAGTTCGACATTCCGATCTGTTCCGACGGTCACCTCGACGTCATCGTGGAAGGGGAGGTCGCGCGGATCGGCGTGACCAGGGTGCACATGGAAGAGGACACCGGGAAGTCGACACACGTCGGCGGCGATGGCCGGATTCAGAGCGCCGACTACACCCTGTTGGACTTCAACCGTGCCGGCGTTCCGCTTGTCGAGATCGTCTCGGAGCCGGATCTTCGAAGCCCTGCACAGGCTCGGGTTTATGTGCAGGAGTTGCGGGAGATCGTGGCGACGCTCGACGTCTCGGATGCGAGGCTCGAGGAGGGCAGCATGAGGTTCGACGCCAACATCTCGCTGCGCCCACAGGGTTCCGAAGCTCTCGGCGTCAAAGTGGAGATCAAGAACATGAACTCGTTTCGCTCGCTGGAGCGCGCGTTGACGTTTGAGATCGAACGGCAAAAGCGGCTCCTCGACGCCGGAATGCCGGTGAGCCAGGAAACCCGGCACTGGGATGAGGCCGCGGGTGTGACTCACAGCATGCGGTCCAAAGAGGAGAGTTCCGACTACCGCTACTTCATGGAACCGGACCTCGTGCCGATGGTGGTCTCCGACGAGTGGCGCGAGCGTATTCGGAACGGGCTACCTGAGCTGCCGGCCCGGCAACGTCTGCGCTACATCGCCCTCGGCCTCGACCCGGGCACCGCTGCAACGGTCGTGGCAGGGGGTCTTGGAGGCCTCCTCGAGGCGGCAGTCGACGCGGGAGGCAGCGCCCGAACCGTGGCGAACTGGTTGACCGGTGAGGTCACCGCCTATTTGCGGAGAGAAGGCAAGAAGCCGTCCGATACGTCACTCACCGGGGAGGCGCTCGCAGAGCTGAGTGGTCTCGTCGACGGCAACAGCCTGTCCAGCAGCGCAGCAAAGCCTGTTCTCGAAGGTGTCTTGAACGGCGAGGGCTCGCCGAGAGAGGTGGCCGAGCGCCGCGACTTGCTTCAGTTGAGTGACGTGGGCGTACTCGAGGCGGTCGTGGATGAAGTACTTGCTGCCAATCCTGAGGAAGCGGAGCGGCTCAGAGGTGGCGACATGAAGGTGCTCGGCTTCCTGATGGGGCAAGTGATGCGGGCGACCAGAGGCAAGGCGGATCCGAAACTCGCCAACGAGATGCTGCGTTCAAGGGCATGA
- a CDS encoding aldehyde dehydrogenase family protein, whose amino-acid sequence MKRDVIEVRNPYNGEIIGDVPLCDANDVDSACRTAAAALARDDFPRHARARVLERATELLRGRVHEFGELIAAESGKPIRTATAEALRAVDTLTFSAATARTFTGEMIPMEASGVGEGKIGFVMRVPIGVVAAISPFNFPLNLVAHKVGPAIAAGCPVVLKPASVTPLSGIALVELLIEAGLPPDWITVVTGPGGTVGSALVDHPVPALISFTGSPAVGWQIRARAPHKKVSLELGSSSPVIVEPGVDLGKVAAAVRTAGFSHAGQSCISTQRILVHKDVKDELENLLAEAVDSLIVGDPLDDATDVGPLIDAAETERVLGWIRTAVAEGARLIAGGSIENGLLRPTVVADAPLDTDLCAKEVFGPVVVTIAYDTFDEAIEIANATEFGLHAGVFTNDVSKALRAARTLHFGGVLINEVPTYRADQQPYGGVKQSGNTREGPAFAVREMTELRFVML is encoded by the coding sequence ATGAAGCGCGACGTCATCGAGGTTCGAAACCCGTACAACGGGGAGATCATCGGTGATGTCCCGCTGTGCGACGCGAACGACGTCGATTCCGCGTGCCGGACGGCGGCGGCGGCGCTCGCACGCGATGATTTCCCCAGGCATGCGAGGGCCCGTGTCCTCGAGCGGGCGACGGAACTGCTCAGAGGCCGCGTCCACGAATTCGGAGAGCTGATTGCCGCGGAATCCGGCAAGCCGATCCGGACCGCCACGGCGGAGGCGCTGCGGGCCGTCGACACGCTGACATTCTCCGCTGCAACGGCACGCACCTTCACCGGAGAGATGATTCCGATGGAAGCTTCCGGGGTCGGTGAAGGGAAGATCGGCTTTGTGATGCGTGTGCCGATCGGAGTCGTGGCCGCGATCAGCCCGTTCAACTTTCCCCTCAACCTGGTCGCCCACAAGGTGGGTCCGGCGATCGCCGCCGGCTGCCCGGTCGTGTTGAAACCGGCATCGGTGACGCCGCTGTCGGGGATCGCTCTCGTTGAACTGCTGATCGAAGCCGGCCTTCCCCCGGACTGGATCACGGTCGTCACCGGTCCAGGCGGAACCGTCGGCAGCGCCCTCGTCGATCATCCGGTCCCCGCGCTGATCTCGTTTACGGGAAGCCCGGCGGTCGGATGGCAGATCCGGGCACGTGCCCCGCACAAGAAGGTGTCGCTGGAGCTCGGCTCGAGTTCGCCGGTGATCGTCGAACCGGGTGTCGACCTGGGCAAGGTGGCCGCAGCGGTGCGGACCGCAGGCTTCTCCCATGCAGGGCAGAGCTGCATCTCCACACAGCGCATTCTCGTTCACAAGGACGTGAAGGATGAGCTCGAGAATCTTCTTGCCGAAGCCGTCGATTCGCTCATCGTCGGTGATCCGCTGGACGATGCGACCGATGTCGGCCCACTGATCGATGCGGCCGAGACCGAACGCGTACTGGGATGGATTCGTACTGCCGTTGCGGAAGGGGCGCGGCTCATTGCGGGTGGCAGTATCGAGAATGGCCTGTTGCGTCCAACCGTGGTCGCCGACGCTCCGCTCGACACAGACCTGTGCGCGAAGGAGGTCTTCGGCCCTGTGGTGGTGACGATCGCCTATGACACGTTCGATGAGGCCATCGAGATCGCCAATGCGACCGAATTCGGGCTCCACGCAGGCGTCTTCACGAACGATGTGAGCAAAGCCCTACGAGCAGCCCGGACGCTGCACTTCGGGGGTGTCCTGATCAACGAAGTGCCGACCTACCGTGCGGATCAGCAGCCATACGGAGGGGTGAAGCAGTCGGGCAACACGAGAGAAGGCCCGGCCTTCGCAGTGCGGGAGATGACCGAGCTTCGGTTCGTGATGCTCTGA